In one window of Canis lupus baileyi chromosome 12, mCanLup2.hap1, whole genome shotgun sequence DNA:
- the KRCC1 gene encoding lysine-rich coiled-coil protein 1 — MKHSKKTYDSFQDELEDYIKVQKARGLEPKTCFRKLREDCWETCRYKEADYRPRYRMFDRRLSSETVQTYPRSCPSSQKVENRLPQWLPAHASRLRLGSLSYCQFTRDCFSETPAPLNVSQQEYNCSSYSIESGVHKHLSSENSASHKQLPQKGKRHPEEGRKKPEEEQPKHKRKKGCEEPDLDKHKNFQRNKTQMETVRVNTEKLKNRKEKKSRDVASKKEERKRRKEKKEQGKEKTEEEMLWDQSILGF, encoded by the coding sequence ATGAAGCATTCAAAGAAGACCTATGACTCTTTTCAAGATGAACTTGAAGATTATATCAAAGTGCAGAAAGCTAGAGGCTTAGAGCCAAAGACTTGTTTCAGAAAGTTGAGAGAGGACTGTTGGGAAACTTGTAGGTACAAAGAGGCTGATTACAGACCAAGGTATAGAATGTTTGATCGAAGACTCTCATCTGAAACTGTGCAGACCtacccaagatcatgccctagTTCACAAAAAGTGGAAAACCGGTTACCTCAGTGGCTACCAGCTCATGCCAGCAGGCTAAGACTTGGCTCCCTGAGCTACTGTCAGTTCACCAGGGACTGTTTCTCAGAAACACCAGCACCCCTGAACGTTAGTCAGCAAGAGTATAACTGTAGCTCATACAGCATAGAATCTGGAGTTCACAAGCACCTCTCCTCAGAAAACAGTGCCAGTCATAAACAGCTACCTCAGAAGGGGAAAAGGCACCcagaggaaggcagaaaaaaaccaGAGGAGGAACAGCCCaagcataagagaaaaaaaggttgTGAGGAACCAGATTTAGACAAACACAAGAActtccaaagaaacaaaacacagatgGAAACAGTCAGGGTCAATACAGAAAAGCTTAAGAAtcgaaaggagaaaaaaagtcgAGATGTAGCCTCTAAGAAAGAGGAACGGAAGcgtaggaaagagaaaaaggaacaaggtaaagagaagacagaggaggaaaTGCTTTGGGACCAGTCTATCCTGGGATTTTGA